The proteins below come from a single Dehalococcoidales bacterium genomic window:
- a CDS encoding integrase core domain-containing protein — REVIEDWRKDYNTVRPHSSLGGLAPQEFMALDGNAKMQMALRMG; from the coding sequence CAGGGAGGTGATAGAAGACTGGAGAAAGGATTATAATACCGTCAGACCCCATAGCTCGTTGGGCGGACTGGCACCTCAGGAATTCATGGCACTAGACGGAAACGCTAAGATGCAGATGGCACTAAGAATGGGGTAA
- a CDS encoding DUF1538 family protein produces MNEIMIWDGFGRTLLGIIKALAPLLVLFTIFQFLVLKLPKSYVFNLLKGSLLALAGVALFLQGVHIGFFPAGQAIGEALGAVRIQWLLIPFGLLMGFLATWGEPAVRILGEQVEAASSGSIRKITVLYTISSGVALFIALGMAKIVYGIPLLWIIIPGYLLAIGMIRFSDKSVIAIAFDAGGVATGPMAVTFLMAIAVGIASSIQDRDPIIDGFGLIALIALAPILTILALGLIVRMKTRKKEEKNMAEMSLIVSIVRKGWGDKILESSCKAGAEGGTILFGRGTGIHEKQKILGIPIEPEKEVLLTLTHSEQTEAILDEIVRSAELGKPGAGVAFVIPVEKVVGVVHHTDESPAI; encoded by the coding sequence TTGAACGAGATAATGATCTGGGATGGATTCGGCCGTACCCTTCTCGGTATCATCAAAGCTTTGGCGCCGCTGCTGGTGCTATTCACTATATTTCAATTCCTTGTATTAAAGCTGCCGAAAAGCTATGTCTTCAATCTGCTCAAAGGGTCCCTGCTGGCGCTGGCGGGGGTAGCCTTATTCCTCCAGGGAGTACATATAGGATTTTTCCCAGCCGGCCAGGCGATAGGAGAAGCATTAGGCGCGGTAAGAATTCAATGGTTGTTGATACCATTCGGCCTGTTAATGGGCTTTCTGGCGACATGGGGGGAACCAGCCGTGCGTATCCTCGGCGAGCAGGTTGAAGCAGCCTCAAGCGGCTCCATACGCAAGATAACAGTTCTCTACACGATATCAAGCGGCGTTGCCCTGTTCATCGCCCTGGGAATGGCAAAAATCGTCTACGGGATTCCGTTGCTCTGGATAATTATCCCCGGTTACCTGCTGGCAATAGGAATGATCCGGTTCAGTGACAAAAGTGTTATCGCCATTGCCTTTGATGCCGGTGGCGTGGCTACCGGGCCAATGGCGGTGACCTTCCTGATGGCGATAGCCGTCGGCATCGCCTCCAGCATCCAGGATCGTGACCCAATTATAGACGGTTTCGGCCTTATAGCTTTGATTGCCCTGGCGCCTATCTTGACGATCCTGGCGCTCGGACTGATAGTTCGTATGAAAACACGAAAAAAGGAGGAAAAGAACATGGCGGAGATGTCTCTCATTGTCAGCATTGTCCGGAAAGGATGGGGTGACAAAATTCTTGAAAGCTCCTGCAAGGCGGGGGCTGAAGGAGGTACTATCTTATTTGGCCGTGGTACAGGAATTCACGAGAAACAGAAAATCCTTGGTATTCCCATCGAACCGGAGAAGGAGGTCTTGCTAACATTGACTCATTCGGAGCAGACCGAGGCCATTCTTGACGAAATTGTCCGCTCTGCCGAACTGGGCAAACCGGGTGCGGGGGTAGCGTTCGTTATCCCGGTCGAGAAAGTGGTCGGTGTGGTTCATCACACGGATGAAAGCCCGGCAATATAG
- a CDS encoding DUF1538 domain-containing protein, with protein MPNNIRARVLEVVMAILPLVLVVVVLQFALVKMPANLFLQFIIGAIMVIAGMILFLFGVEIGILPMGKALGSELPKRGSLSLVIGIAFLIGFTATIAEPDVIVLTRQVDAVSGGAIAENVLVYIIAIGVAFFVAMAILRILLNFPIAYLLAAGYIVIIILALFTPAEFVPVAFDSGGVTTGPMTVPIILALGLGFSSVLAGRSALSDGFGLIGLASIGPVIGVMIMGMVLS; from the coding sequence ATGCCGAATAACATCAGAGCCAGGGTTTTAGAGGTTGTTATGGCTATTTTACCGCTGGTTCTAGTTGTGGTTGTTCTCCAGTTTGCGCTTGTCAAGATGCCAGCTAACCTTTTCCTCCAGTTTATCATAGGCGCAATAATGGTTATCGCGGGTATGATACTCTTCCTGTTCGGTGTTGAAATTGGCATCCTGCCAATGGGCAAGGCTCTCGGCTCCGAACTCCCCAAGCGTGGCTCGCTATCCCTGGTGATAGGGATAGCTTTTCTCATCGGCTTTACGGCGACAATCGCTGAACCTGATGTCATTGTCCTTACCAGGCAGGTTGACGCGGTCTCCGGTGGGGCTATCGCGGAGAACGTTCTGGTTTACATCATAGCCATCGGTGTCGCCTTTTTTGTCGCGATGGCAATTCTTCGAATTCTCCTTAATTTCCCCATCGCTTACCTGCTGGCCGCCGGTTACATAGTTATCATAATCCTGGCCCTTTTTACTCCCGCGGAATTTGTCCCGGTCGCCTTCGATTCAGGGGGTGTCACCACCGGCCCGATGACCGTACCGATAATCCTGGCGCTGGGACTGGGATTCAGCTCGGTACTGGCAGGAAGGTCGGCTCTGTCTGATGGCTTCGGGCTTATCGGCCTGGCCTCAATCGGCCCGGTCATCGGGGTGATGATCATGGGGATGGTGCTGAGTTGA